A window of the Desulforapulum autotrophicum HRM2 genome harbors these coding sequences:
- a CDS encoding sigma-54-dependent transcriptional regulator → MAAQRALIIGENPRERMAFATNLEDLGFEITVAPDGAEAAFYTARDDFDMIVADFSTPHFSPIDFLEKIKLKAPDTELLFVSDTARVADAVDAMKQGAMDFLIKPVDPELIALCARRALSRKKESDPMGKGPERGGEPVAIVTQDPSMERLLNLAARVADSTASVLIQGESGTGKELFARFIHEQSNRRKMPFVAVNCAALPETLLESELFGHEKGAFTGALSKKPGKFELANRGTLLLDEITEMPFHLQAKLLRVLQEKVVDRVGGTEPVSVDVRVVSTTNRDIREAIADKAFREDLYYRLNTIPLVIPPLRDRLGDLALLCDCFILKYSILDARGVKSMTKTAVEMLRQQPFVGNVRELENIIHRAVLLCDTDRIDVSDLLMDGVPQPADSAEKDSGFPHDMALSPLREMEEKMIFHTLDKTEGNRTHAAKILGISVRTLRNKLNEYKKNTAS, encoded by the coding sequence ATGGCAGCTCAACGGGCGCTTATTATAGGGGAAAACCCCAGGGAACGGATGGCGTTCGCCACCAATCTTGAAGATCTGGGGTTTGAGATAACCGTTGCTCCTGATGGGGCTGAGGCAGCATTTTATACCGCCCGGGATGATTTTGATATGATCGTTGCCGATTTTTCTACGCCCCATTTTTCTCCCATTGATTTTCTTGAAAAAATAAAGTTGAAGGCTCCGGACACGGAGCTGCTCTTTGTGTCGGACACTGCCCGTGTGGCGGATGCCGTGGATGCCATGAAACAGGGAGCAATGGATTTTTTGATCAAACCCGTTGATCCGGAATTGATCGCACTTTGTGCCAGGCGTGCACTCTCCAGGAAAAAAGAATCAGACCCCATGGGCAAAGGGCCTGAACGGGGGGGGGAACCTGTTGCCATTGTTACCCAGGACCCTTCAATGGAGAGGCTCTTGAACCTTGCCGCACGGGTGGCGGATTCCACGGCCTCGGTTTTGATCCAGGGGGAGAGTGGAACGGGTAAGGAGCTTTTTGCCCGATTTATCCATGAACAAAGCAACCGTCGTAAAATGCCCTTTGTTGCCGTCAATTGTGCGGCCCTTCCTGAAACCCTTCTGGAAAGTGAGCTGTTCGGCCATGAGAAGGGTGCCTTTACCGGGGCCCTGTCAAAAAAGCCGGGGAAATTTGAACTTGCCAACCGCGGTACCCTGCTTCTGGATGAGATCACTGAGATGCCCTTCCACCTCCAGGCAAAACTGCTGCGGGTTCTCCAGGAAAAGGTCGTGGACCGTGTGGGCGGCACAGAGCCTGTGTCGGTGGATGTCAGGGTGGTTTCAACCACAAACCGGGATATCCGGGAGGCCATTGCCGACAAGGCGTTCCGGGAGGATCTCTACTACCGGCTCAACACCATTCCCCTTGTCATTCCCCCCCTGCGTGATCGTCTGGGGGATCTGGCGCTTCTGTGCGACTGCTTCATCCTCAAATACAGCATTCTTGACGCAAGGGGTGTCAAGTCCATGACGAAAACAGCCGTTGAAATGCTTAGGCAGCAGCCGTTTGTCGGGAATGTCAGGGAACTGGAAAATATTATCCACCGGGCGGTTCTGCTTTGTGATACCGATAGGATCGATGTCAGTGATCTGTTGATGGATGGGGTGCCCCAACCGGCTGACAGTGCAGAAAAAGATTCCGGATTTCCCCATGACATGGCCCTTTCACCCCTGAGGGAGATGGAGGAGAAGATGATTTTCCACACCCTTGACAAGACTGAAGGAAACCGCACCCATGCTGCCAAGATACTTGGTATCAGCGTCCGTACCCTGCGAAATAAACTCAACGAATACAAAAAAAATACCGCCTCCTGA
- a CDS encoding tetratricopeptide repeat protein, producing MKMVEAMIKFDSIVQAIVRYSLVVFFFFSIQGSDAGAATLKGLTIGDGPATVRVTLSDRVPFKVIKVDGKEVLIAFKDVDTPGISSKRGKPGYLVRDVAVQGLANGVLALVVTGRSTFKGVDSGWEKNGSTLVVSFSDRGTEQPLKKPLKRALKKALKKPVPQSIRTGEELKPSPDAGHSGPEVQKVPVEPAAGLQGVQASKSVPRTVSIYRGDMGDILIKAGLDGCRSQEMTGAVTYLKKRLWSPAGEMLAKVIETKDPDCLEPAYYLRAYAALMTADPEDSRANLTAMAAFQDALVAYPDSPLLPFALAGLGIVHTRLKNPAAAEGFFAIIRDHYRDYPGLAQVLYHLGLIYDAKGYNDQALAYFKEVFEDLPENSSVVDAGIGIGKALFKKRFYLDSLKILTELIKSNPEKTYDSPELLLSIGRSSFELGKTANARENFMRVLNLFPDIPGKDMILADIAETYAVDKDNKRAESVYRLVIKTYPGGEGFLNSSMGLALLVTDMAEKKAIYEMVKRDFTDHILAGVAMMRLAEIYEKEGAYADCIKEIENLLATHPQGLRYEAVKLMQRAYEALFDGKMSKGFYPDVLQEFEQKNALFERMESEKIYLSAGLSYLEGRLYEQAFNQLIKAYKRYARDERPESLLFGLGVAMDETDRKEDALKIFAGFIKRFPTSARVGPASLRMGNILLGKKMFAKAEKTLDAGYGATGDRMEKGNILLLKGEVYKAQKKLPRESIQLIEAAKEFALAPGNNYDLLATTHIKLGESYLEQKLYVKAAEAFALALKFTGGETIRADVGFMLGDAYQKANVLTKAREAFERIASLDDSIWARLAKERLATLDLAEKVKES from the coding sequence ATGAAGATGGTAGAGGCCATGATCAAATTTGATTCCATAGTTCAAGCAATTGTCCGATATTCCCTTGTTGTTTTTTTCTTTTTTTCAATTCAAGGGTCAGATGCCGGGGCTGCAACGCTTAAAGGGTTAACCATTGGCGATGGGCCGGCCACTGTCAGGGTTACCCTGAGTGACCGGGTGCCGTTCAAGGTGATCAAGGTCGATGGCAAAGAGGTGCTCATTGCTTTTAAAGACGTTGATACGCCGGGAATCTCTTCCAAAAGAGGAAAGCCGGGTTACCTTGTCAGGGATGTTGCTGTTCAAGGGCTTGCCAATGGTGTTCTTGCCCTTGTGGTAACGGGTCGCAGTACGTTCAAGGGGGTGGACTCGGGCTGGGAAAAAAATGGGTCAACCCTTGTGGTGTCCTTTTCGGACAGGGGTACTGAACAGCCCCTGAAGAAGCCCCTGAAGAGGGCCCTGAAGAAGGCCCTGAAAAAACCTGTGCCACAGTCCATACGGACTGGAGAGGAATTGAAACCATCCCCGGATGCCGGTCATTCCGGGCCGGAGGTACAAAAGGTACCTGTGGAACCTGCCGCTGGGCTCCAGGGGGTGCAAGCCTCCAAGTCTGTGCCGCGAACCGTTTCAATCTACCGGGGTGACATGGGTGATATCCTGATCAAGGCGGGGCTTGACGGTTGCCGTTCCCAGGAGATGACTGGCGCTGTAACCTATCTTAAAAAGCGGTTATGGAGTCCGGCAGGGGAGATGCTGGCAAAGGTGATTGAAACAAAGGATCCAGATTGCCTTGAACCGGCCTACTATTTAAGGGCCTATGCCGCCCTGATGACTGCCGATCCCGAGGATTCCAGGGCGAACCTGACTGCCATGGCCGCCTTCCAGGATGCCCTTGTGGCTTATCCTGATTCCCCCCTTCTTCCCTTTGCCCTTGCAGGCCTGGGAATCGTTCATACCCGTCTTAAAAATCCTGCTGCTGCCGAAGGTTTTTTTGCCATTATCAGGGATCATTACAGGGATTACCCAGGTCTTGCCCAGGTACTTTATCACCTTGGGCTGATTTATGATGCAAAGGGCTATAATGACCAGGCCCTGGCCTATTTTAAAGAGGTGTTTGAGGATCTGCCGGAAAACAGTTCTGTTGTTGATGCAGGAATTGGTATTGGAAAGGCATTGTTCAAGAAGCGGTTTTACCTGGATTCCCTTAAAATCCTCACCGAGTTGATCAAGTCCAATCCAGAAAAAACCTATGATTCTCCAGAATTGCTGTTGAGTATTGGAAGGTCAAGTTTTGAGCTTGGCAAAACGGCCAATGCCAGGGAAAATTTCATGCGGGTTCTGAATCTTTTTCCTGACATTCCCGGTAAGGATATGATCCTTGCCGACATTGCCGAAACCTATGCCGTTGACAAGGACAATAAACGGGCTGAGAGCGTCTATCGCCTGGTCATCAAGACCTATCCCGGTGGAGAGGGGTTTCTCAACAGTTCCATGGGGCTTGCACTGCTGGTGACGGATATGGCAGAGAAAAAGGCGATTTATGAAATGGTCAAACGAGATTTTACCGACCATATCCTGGCTGGCGTTGCCATGATGAGACTTGCTGAAATTTATGAAAAAGAGGGCGCCTATGCAGATTGCATCAAGGAGATTGAAAATCTGCTTGCAACCCATCCCCAGGGGCTGAGGTACGAGGCGGTAAAGCTCATGCAGCGTGCCTACGAGGCCCTTTTTGATGGAAAAATGAGCAAGGGGTTTTATCCGGATGTACTCCAGGAGTTTGAACAGAAAAATGCTTTATTTGAAAGGATGGAGAGTGAAAAAATTTATCTGTCTGCAGGACTTTCCTACCTTGAGGGCCGTCTTTACGAGCAGGCGTTTAATCAGCTGATCAAGGCCTATAAACGCTATGCCCGGGATGAGCGGCCCGAGTCCCTTCTTTTTGGCCTTGGGGTTGCCATGGATGAAACAGATCGTAAAGAGGATGCACTCAAGATATTCGCGGGATTTATCAAACGCTTTCCAACAAGTGCCAGGGTGGGTCCTGCCTCCCTGCGCATGGGCAATATCCTGCTGGGAAAAAAGATGTTTGCAAAGGCTGAAAAAACCCTTGATGCGGGCTATGGGGCGACTGGGGACCGTATGGAAAAGGGAAACATCCTTCTCCTCAAGGGTGAGGTGTACAAGGCTCAAAAAAAGTTGCCCCGGGAGTCAATCCAGCTGATTGAGGCGGCCAAGGAGTTTGCCCTGGCTCCGGGAAATAATTATGACCTGCTCGCAACGACCCATATCAAATTGGGCGAATCCTATCTTGAGCAGAAACTTTATGTCAAGGCTGCTGAAGCCTTTGCCCTGGCTCTAAAGTTCACCGGTGGTGAAACCATCCGTGCCGATGTCGGGTTCATGCTCGGGGATGCCTATCAGAAGGCAAATGTGTTGACCAAGGCCAGGGAGGCCTTTGAGCGTATTGCTTCCCTGGATGATTCCATTTGGGCACGACTTGCAAAAGAAAGGCTTGCCACCCTTGACCTGGCTGAAAAGGTCAAGGAATCATGA
- a CDS encoding sigma-54 interaction domain-containing protein, whose protein sequence is MMPNVSTKDRSAPIKPDDESRSKVFVFDEIAGASKPIIDLLNVVKKVSVSDSSVLITGESGTGKELIARAIHTNSFRSEGPIVIINCGAIPGELLESELFGHEKGAFTGAHRSRVGRFELADKGTVFLDEIGDMSPDLQVKLLRALQERCIERVGGTTSVDVDIRIISATNKDLSQSMEEGTFREDLFYRLNVIPLHIPPLRERVADIPLLLEHFQRRLGQRVYNYRPKTFSDEVLAIMSAYHWPGNIRELENLMERISVLVEEDLIDPSHLPDHMTNTSPSGELPMMAAVFKSGVGFNDAVESFQRSMILHALNETNWVKARAAEMLKMNRTTLVEKIKKLCIEQELEGPFL, encoded by the coding sequence ATGATGCCGAATGTTTCAACGAAGGATAGATCCGCTCCGATTAAACCGGACGATGAATCCCGGTCCAAGGTGTTTGTCTTTGATGAAATTGCGGGCGCCAGTAAACCGATAATAGATCTTCTGAATGTGGTGAAAAAAGTTTCCGTATCAGACTCGTCGGTTCTTATAACCGGAGAGAGTGGGACGGGCAAAGAGCTCATTGCAAGGGCCATCCATACCAATAGTTTCAGAAGTGAAGGTCCCATTGTCATCATCAACTGCGGGGCCATACCCGGCGAACTTCTGGAAAGCGAACTGTTCGGCCATGAAAAAGGGGCCTTTACCGGAGCACACCGATCCAGAGTCGGCAGATTCGAACTTGCAGACAAGGGCACGGTGTTCCTTGACGAAATTGGAGATATGAGCCCGGACCTCCAGGTGAAACTGCTGCGTGCCCTCCAGGAGCGTTGTATTGAGCGGGTTGGCGGAACCACATCCGTGGACGTGGATATCCGGATCATCTCAGCCACAAACAAGGATCTTTCCCAGTCCATGGAGGAAGGTACCTTTCGGGAAGATCTGTTCTACAGGCTCAATGTGATTCCCCTTCACATTCCACCCCTGAGGGAGCGGGTTGCAGACATTCCACTGCTGTTGGAACATTTTCAGCGGAGACTTGGACAGAGGGTCTACAACTACAGACCCAAAACTTTCTCCGATGAGGTGCTGGCCATCATGTCAGCCTACCACTGGCCCGGCAATATACGGGAACTTGAGAATCTCATGGAACGCATATCTGTGCTGGTTGAAGAAGACCTGATTGATCCCTCCCATCTTCCCGATCACATGACGAACACTTCTCCATCTGGAGAATTGCCCATGATGGCGGCTGTGTTTAAAAGCGGGGTGGGATTCAACGATGCCGTTGAATCGTTCCAGCGATCAATGATTCTCCACGCGTTGAACGAAACGAACTGGGTGAAGGCCCGGGCTGCTGAAATGCTCAAGATGAACCGGACCACCCTGGTTGAAAAAATCAAGAAGCTTTGTATTGAGCAGGAGTTGGAAGGGCCTTTTTTATAA
- a CDS encoding chemotaxis response regulator CheY, with translation MDTSIKILIVDDFATMRRILKNILKQIGFKNILEADDGTTALEVLDRQSVDLIISDWNMPKMTGLELLKSVRASDRYKKTPFLMVTAEAQKQNVIEAVQAGVSNYVVKPFTAEAISEKLTKILK, from the coding sequence ATGGACACATCCATAAAGATTCTTATTGTGGACGACTTTGCGACCATGCGCCGGATACTCAAGAACATCTTAAAGCAGATCGGCTTTAAAAATATTCTTGAGGCAGATGATGGAACCACGGCCCTGGAGGTGTTGGACAGGCAGTCTGTTGATCTTATCATATCAGACTGGAACATGCCTAAAATGACCGGGCTGGAACTGTTGAAATCGGTTCGGGCAAGTGACCGGTACAAGAAAACACCCTTTCTCATGGTCACAGCTGAGGCCCAGAAACAGAATGTCATCGAGGCTGTCCAGGCAGGTGTGTCAAACTATGTTGTCAAGCCGTTTACGGCTGAAGCAATATCTGAAAAATTAACAAAGATTTTGAAATGA
- a CDS encoding chemotaxis protein CheX, whose amino-acid sequence MDVSLINPFINATTNVLETMAFVTVKAGKPYLKKDNVARGDVTGVIGLTGVTNGTISVTFQGDCILNIVSNMFGEKMESLNSEIADAVGELTNMISGQARKELEDTGKIFKAAIPSVITGKNHSISHYTNGPRIAIPFFVGEGSFTIEVCFER is encoded by the coding sequence ATGGATGTAAGTTTGATAAATCCTTTTATCAATGCGACAACCAATGTTCTCGAAACCATGGCGTTTGTAACGGTTAAAGCGGGAAAACCTTATCTTAAAAAGGACAATGTGGCAAGGGGGGATGTGACCGGTGTCATCGGGTTGACCGGCGTAACCAATGGTACCATTTCCGTGACTTTTCAGGGGGATTGTATTCTTAACATTGTTTCAAATATGTTTGGGGAGAAGATGGAATCGCTCAACAGCGAAATTGCCGATGCTGTTGGAGAGCTGACCAACATGATTTCAGGACAGGCAAGGAAAGAGCTTGAAGATACGGGAAAAATCTTCAAGGCAGCCATCCCCTCGGTGATAACCGGAAAGAATCACAGCATTTCCCATTATACAAATGGCCCAAGGATTGCCATCCCTTTCTTTGTCGGAGAGGGCAGTTTTACCATTGAAGTCTGCTTTGAGCGATAG
- a CDS encoding PilZ domain-containing protein codes for MDIPRGGDRRRHTRVTFSTLIILTAIDAKIEARGSSRDISLSGVFVKTDTLLEPGTQCGVKIFLTGGSERIELSMKARVARVLSSGLGISFESMELETYAHLKNIMLYNSDD; via the coding sequence ATGGATATCCCCAGAGGTGGAGATAGGCGAAGACATACCCGGGTGACGTTTTCGACCTTGATCATTTTGACGGCCATTGACGCAAAGATTGAGGCAAGGGGAAGCTCCCGTGACATAAGTCTCAGTGGGGTGTTTGTCAAAACCGACACCCTGCTTGAGCCTGGAACCCAGTGTGGTGTGAAAATTTTTTTAACAGGGGGAAGTGAGCGTATCGAACTTTCCATGAAGGCAAGGGTTGCAAGGGTGCTTTCCTCTGGACTGGGTATCTCCTTTGAGTCCATGGAACTTGAAACCTATGCCCATCTGAAAAATATAATGCTTTATAACAGTGATGATTGA
- a CDS encoding HD domain-containing phosphohydrolase — MTNNAKDTILVVDDEEGILDVSEEYFERKGYDVYTARNGIEAIEIIKQVKIGCCFTDINMPEMDGLELAERIRGIDNTLPIVIMTGYPSLDNTIRTLKNGVVDFLVKPVNLEQMELSYKRIIRERGLFVENLILREEVERQERLNALNNQLLVRIDEVNTLNRIMEDFSSTASSDEIFNTVVALGREVVTADQVTFYTYTEQDSSFFPMAGSDDAFQGNTALSPGEKAFFTGVVKDNKACLVARARDNELLARNVLSFMAVPLKIREKTFGMVTASIFAGERRFGDKDIYYMNFITQKAASAIESIALYENIYDNLFSTLYAFVAALEARDPYTMKHSERVAEIAHTIGQEMGCEEEELSILKFAGRLHDIGKIGIRDDILLKPGRLTPDEYEKIKEHPAIGADIVGKLGLWDREQEIIRHHHERYDGTGYPDGLSGLTIPKLSRILSVADVFDAMASDRSYRRRMEKSKVLSTIEKAGGTQFDPGVVTVFLGIADKI, encoded by the coding sequence ATGACGAATAACGCTAAAGATACAATTCTTGTGGTGGACGACGAAGAGGGTATACTGGATGTCTCTGAAGAGTATTTCGAGCGTAAGGGATATGATGTGTACACGGCAAGAAACGGGATCGAAGCCATTGAGATCATAAAACAGGTAAAAATTGGATGCTGTTTTACTGACATCAACATGCCTGAAATGGATGGTCTTGAACTTGCAGAAAGGATAAGGGGGATCGATAATACCCTGCCCATTGTCATCATGACCGGTTACCCTTCCCTTGACAACACCATCAGAACCTTGAAGAACGGTGTTGTGGATTTTCTTGTAAAACCCGTAAACCTTGAGCAGATGGAACTCTCGTATAAGCGGATCATCAGGGAACGGGGGCTTTTTGTTGAAAATCTCATCCTCAGGGAGGAGGTGGAGCGCCAGGAACGTTTAAATGCCCTGAACAATCAGCTTCTGGTGAGGATAGATGAGGTCAACACCCTCAACCGGATCATGGAGGATTTCTCAAGCACTGCCTCAAGTGATGAGATTTTTAATACGGTCGTAGCCCTGGGCCGGGAGGTGGTTACAGCAGACCAGGTGACCTTTTATACTTACACCGAGCAGGACAGTTCGTTTTTTCCCATGGCGGGTTCCGATGACGCCTTCCAAGGCAACACGGCCCTGTCCCCCGGGGAAAAAGCGTTCTTTACAGGGGTTGTCAAGGACAACAAAGCCTGCCTTGTTGCCCGGGCCAGGGACAACGAACTGCTTGCACGCAATGTACTTTCGTTCATGGCAGTACCACTTAAAATCAGGGAAAAGACCTTTGGTATGGTGACTGCATCCATCTTTGCCGGTGAGAGACGGTTTGGAGATAAGGATATTTACTACATGAATTTTATCACGCAAAAAGCTGCCTCTGCCATTGAAAGTATTGCCCTTTACGAGAATATTTACGACAACCTTTTTTCAACCCTGTATGCCTTTGTTGCAGCCCTTGAGGCAAGGGACCCCTATACCATGAAACACTCGGAACGGGTGGCTGAAATCGCCCATACGATCGGCCAGGAGATGGGGTGTGAGGAAGAAGAACTTTCGATTCTCAAATTTGCAGGTCGCCTCCATGACATCGGTAAGATCGGTATCCGGGACGACATATTGTTGAAACCGGGAAGGCTTACCCCGGACGAGTATGAAAAGATTAAAGAGCATCCGGCCATTGGTGCTGATATCGTGGGAAAGTTAGGGCTGTGGGACCGGGAACAGGAAATTATCCGCCACCACCATGAACGCTATGACGGCACAGGCTACCCCGACGGTCTTTCAGGTCTTACTATCCCCAAGCTTTCCAGAATTTTATCCGTGGCCGACGTGTTTGATGCAATGGCTTCAGACCGGTCCTATCGAAGGCGCATGGAAAAGTCAAAAGTGCTTTCGACAATTGAAAAGGCGGGAGGCACTCAGTTTGACCCTGGGGTGGTGACTGTTTTTCTGGGCATAGCGGATAAAATATAA
- a CDS encoding Lrp/AsnC family transcriptional regulator — MDAIDLKILKILQNKARIPNVEVARQVGMAPSAVLERIKKLELQGVIQGYEVRLNPERFNRSLIAFVTVRVREILSIRKTGREISEIEAVQEVHFLAGSDALMVKIRVSTPQELETLLITKIAAIQEVLSTETQIALSTFKESAKIPLNPRSKKNKEN; from the coding sequence ATGGATGCCATTGATCTTAAAATCCTGAAAATCCTGCAGAACAAGGCCAGAATTCCCAATGTGGAAGTTGCCAGGCAGGTTGGCATGGCCCCGTCTGCCGTGCTCGAAAGGATCAAAAAGCTCGAACTCCAGGGTGTCATCCAGGGTTACGAGGTTCGCCTCAATCCCGAACGATTCAACCGCTCCCTCATCGCCTTTGTGACCGTTCGTGTCAGAGAAATCCTTTCTATTCGGAAAACCGGCCGGGAAATTTCCGAGATAGAGGCGGTCCAGGAGGTTCACTTTCTTGCCGGCAGTGACGCCCTGATGGTAAAAATACGGGTTTCAACCCCCCAGGAACTTGAGACCCTGCTAATCACAAAAATTGCCGCAATCCAGGAGGTCCTTTCAACAGAGACCCAGATCGCCCTGTCTACATTTAAAGAGAGCGCCAAAATCCCCCTAAACCCACGATCAAAAAAAAACAAGGAGAATTAA
- a CDS encoding diaminopimelate decarboxylase: MPMSPDFIQRLDPVLEKARKHFGTPFHIYDEAGILETGARLKTAFSKIPGFREYYAVKALPNPSIMKIMQGLGFGFDCSSTPEILLARQINSPSQDIMFTSNNTSQKDFETACMDGGVILNLDDISLVPKVPVMPELICFRYNPGPRREGNKIIGNPVESKYGVSYDQIIDAYKAAMDRGAKRFGLHTMLASNELDYTYMVETTRMILDMVKMVSTALNITFEFINIGGGLGIPYRPEDKPLDIEALGRETGDLLAKFQQTHDWSPKLFMESGRFITGPHGALVTTVINHKDIYRQYVGVDASMSALMRPGMYNAYHHIHIPGKEHSKDLQTVDVVGSLCENNDKFAVQRTLPRTEEGDLLVIHDTGAHGHAMGFNYNGNLRPKELLLKTDGTIELIRRAERVEDYFATLDFEPDVI; encoded by the coding sequence ATGCCCATGTCACCCGATTTCATACAAAGACTCGACCCTGTATTGGAAAAGGCCAGAAAACATTTTGGCACACCGTTTCACATCTACGACGAAGCCGGCATCCTTGAAACAGGTGCACGGCTCAAAACTGCCTTTTCAAAGATTCCCGGATTCCGGGAATACTATGCCGTCAAGGCCCTGCCCAACCCCTCAATCATGAAAATCATGCAGGGTCTGGGATTCGGGTTCGACTGCAGTTCCACCCCGGAGATCCTCCTTGCAAGGCAAATAAACAGCCCCAGCCAAGACATCATGTTCACCTCAAACAATACCAGCCAGAAAGATTTTGAAACGGCGTGCATGGACGGCGGGGTAATTCTCAATCTGGACGATATCTCCCTGGTGCCCAAGGTGCCTGTCATGCCGGAACTGATCTGCTTCAGGTACAATCCAGGCCCACGGCGCGAGGGAAACAAAATCATCGGAAATCCTGTGGAATCAAAATACGGGGTGAGCTACGACCAGATCATCGACGCTTATAAAGCCGCCATGGACCGGGGAGCAAAGCGCTTTGGCCTCCACACCATGCTTGCCTCAAACGAGCTTGACTACACCTATATGGTCGAGACCACCCGCATGATCCTTGACATGGTAAAAATGGTCAGTACTGCCCTGAACATCACCTTCGAGTTCATCAACATTGGCGGCGGCCTTGGCATACCCTACCGGCCGGAAGATAAACCTTTGGATATTGAGGCCCTCGGCCGTGAAACCGGTGACCTGCTTGCAAAATTTCAGCAGACCCACGACTGGAGCCCGAAACTGTTCATGGAGAGTGGCCGTTTTATAACAGGCCCCCATGGCGCCCTTGTAACCACAGTTATCAACCACAAGGATATATACAGGCAATACGTTGGCGTGGATGCCTCCATGTCGGCCCTCATGCGCCCGGGAATGTACAACGCCTATCACCACATTCACATTCCCGGCAAAGAGCATTCAAAAGACCTCCAAACCGTTGACGTGGTTGGCTCCCTTTGTGAGAACAACGATAAATTTGCCGTCCAGCGCACCCTTCCCCGAACCGAGGAGGGAGATCTGCTGGTTATCCACGATACCGGCGCCCACGGCCATGCCATGGGATTCAACTACAACGGCAACCTCAGACCAAAAGAACTGCTGCTCAAAACCGACGGAACCATCGAACTGATCCGGAGGGCGGAACGGGTCGAGGATTATTTTGCAACCCTTGACTTTGAACCCGACGTCATTTGA